Proteins from a single region of Enoplosus armatus isolate fEnoArm2 chromosome 6, fEnoArm2.hap1, whole genome shotgun sequence:
- the LOC139286585 gene encoding glucoside xylosyltransferase 1-like encodes MRCYLHAFLLCMVFTFFSVLYVFNQLASTLEDNDAWNLKEQGIPERSSHDTGHRLRKRPGVSGLRDREEGFDRCKSLSISYWNPYWRLPADVCGVNCLLESSLRRRSGSAVKELSDERSHLAVVACGSRLEETLTMLKSAVLFSKKPLHFYIFAEDDLHDSFKSALDSWPRTVHAKFNFTIYPITFPKENAKEWKKLFKPCASQRLFLPLILKEVDSLLYVDTDIIFLQPVEDIWALLSQFNSSHLAAMAPEHEEPRIGWYNRFARHPYFGKTGINSGVMLMNMTRLRETFFKNDMTTVALKWEEILMPLLQKYKLNITWGDQDLLNIIFHHNPESIYVFPCQWNYRPDHCIYGSNCQQAEQEGVFILHGNRGVYHDDKQPAFRAVYTAIQKYRFGENMETSLLRPLEESLQTTTNTYCGRASHLFTKKLKQSIMSV; translated from the exons ATGCGATGCTATCTTCACGCATTTCTCCTGTGCATGGTTTTCACTTTCTTCTCAGTGTTGTATGTCTTCAATCAACTAGCCTCCACCTTGGAGGACAACGACGCATGGAACCTGAAAGAACAGGGGATACCGGAGAGGAGCAGTCATGACACCGGGCACCGTCTCAGGAAAAGGCCAGGAGTGTCAGGCCTTCGAGACCGTGAAGAAGGGTTTGACAG GTGTAAATCACTGTCAATTTCTTACTGGAATCCATATTGGAGACTGCCTGCTGATGTTTGTGGAGTGAACTGCTTATTGGAATCATCTCTTAG AAGGAGGTCAGGCTCTGCTGTCAAGGAACTTAGTGATGAGAGAAGTCACCTGGCTGTGGTGGCCTGTGGCTCCAGGCTAGAGGAGACGCTCACCATGTTGAAGTCTGCTGTTCTCTTCAGCAAAAAGCCTTTGCACTTTTACATCTTTGCTGAGGATGATCTACATGACAGCTTCAAAAGTGCT CTGGACTCCTGGCCCAGGACAGTTCATGCCAAGTTTAACTTCACCATCTACCCCATAACTTTTCCCAAGGAGAATGCGAAGGAGTGGAAGAAGCTCTTCAAACCTTGTGCCTCTCAGAGGCTCTTCCTGCCA ctgatccTAAAGGAGGTGGATTCTTTGCTCTATGTGGACACAGATATAATTTTTCTGCAGCCAGTAGAGGACATCTGGGCCCTCCTTTCTCAGTTCAATTCGAGCCACTTAGCTGCCATGGCACCAGAACACGAGGAGCCACGCATCGGCTGGTATAACCGTTTTGCCCGCCACCCTTACTTTGGCAAGACAGGCATCAACTCAGGGGTCATGCTCATGAACATGACGCGCCTCAGGGAAACATTTTTTAAG AATGACATGACAACAGTTGCACTGAAGTGGGAGGAAATTCTGATGCCCCTTCTCCAGAAGTATAAACTCAATATCACCTGGGGTGACCAGGACCTACTTAATATCATATTTCACCATAACCCAG AAAGCATATATGTGTTCCCCTGCCAGTGGAACTACCGTCCAGACCACTGTATCTATGGCAGCAACTGTCAACAGGCTGAACAAGAAGGTGTCTTCATTCTCCATGGTAACAGGGGAGTTTACCATGATGACAAGCAGCCAGCGTTTCGAGCTGTCTACACAGCCATCCAAAAG TACCGGTTTGGCGAGAACATGGAGACCTCACTGCTCCGGCCGCTGGAAGAGTCGCTACAGACCACCACAAATACCTACTGTGGAAGAGCCAGTCACCTGTTTACGAAGAAGTTAAAACAGAGCATCATGTCTGTTTAA
- the LOC139286662 gene encoding YY1-associated factor 2-like isoform X1: MGDKKSPTRPKRQSKPSADDGYWDCSVCTFRNSAEAFKCLMCDVRKGTSTRKPRPVSQLVAQQVNQQFAPPTHPKKEKKEKSEKDKSDKEPTLKKKSHKKMRPRLKNIDRSSAQHLEVTVGDLTVIITDFKEKAKPISTSTSAASADQHSQSGSSSDNTERGVSRCSSPHGEGSPVNGEAH, from the exons ATGGGAGACAAGAAGAGCCCCACAAG gCCAAAGCGGCAATCCAAGCCCTCCGCCGACGATGGTTACTGGGACTGTAGTGTCTGCACGTTCAGGAACAGCGCTGAGGCGTTCAAGTGCCTGATGTGCGATGTCAGGAAGGGGACGTCAACTCG aaAACCACGGCCTGTTTCTCAGCTGGTTGCACAGCAAGTAAATCAGCAGTTTGCACCACCCACACACCccaaaaaggagaagaaagaaaaatctgagAAAGACAAGAGTGATAAAGAGCcaacactgaaaaagaaaagtcataaAAAGATGAG GCCCAGGTTAAAAAACATAGACAGGAGCAGCGCCCAGCATCTAGAGGTCACCGTTGGAGACTTGACTGTAATAATCACAGACTTTAAGGAGAAAGCCAAACCCATATCCACTTCAACAAGTGCTGCCTCAGCAGACCAACACAGTCAAAGTGGCTCAAGCTCTGATAACACTGAACGAGGGGTCTCCAGATGCTCCTCGCCCCACGGGGAAGGCTCGCCGGTCAATGGAGAGGCTCACTAA
- the LOC139286662 gene encoding YY1-associated factor 2-like isoform X2, with translation MGDKKSPTRKPRPVSQLVAQQVNQQFAPPTHPKKEKKEKSEKDKSDKEPTLKKKSHKKMRPRLKNIDRSSAQHLEVTVGDLTVIITDFKEKAKPISTSTSAASADQHSQSGSSSDNTERGVSRCSSPHGEGSPVNGEAH, from the exons ATGGGAGACAAGAAGAGCCCCACAAG aaAACCACGGCCTGTTTCTCAGCTGGTTGCACAGCAAGTAAATCAGCAGTTTGCACCACCCACACACCccaaaaaggagaagaaagaaaaatctgagAAAGACAAGAGTGATAAAGAGCcaacactgaaaaagaaaagtcataaAAAGATGAG GCCCAGGTTAAAAAACATAGACAGGAGCAGCGCCCAGCATCTAGAGGTCACCGTTGGAGACTTGACTGTAATAATCACAGACTTTAAGGAGAAAGCCAAACCCATATCCACTTCAACAAGTGCTGCCTCAGCAGACCAACACAGTCAAAGTGGCTCAAGCTCTGATAACACTGAACGAGGGGTCTCCAGATGCTCCTCGCCCCACGGGGAAGGCTCGCCGGTCAATGGAGAGGCTCACTAA